DNA from Streptomyces sp. NBC_01260:
TGCCGGGGCCCGCCTGCTTCCAGCCTTCGAGCGTCTTGCCGTTGAAGATCGGCCGGTAGCCGGTGTCCGGCTTGCAGTCGGCCTTCACCTGGCCGGCCGCGTACCGCATACCGCCCGAGAGGAGCTTGCGGAAGTCCGGGTCGGCGTAGGACTCCTTGGTGTGGCCGAGGCCGGTGTAGAAGGAGCGGCCGCCCTGGTAGCTCTGGCACCAGGTGATCGGGTGGTCGCCCTTCATATTGCCGCCGGTGTAGGTCGTCTCGTCGAGGGTGGCGAGGACCTTGACCTTGCCGCGCGGGTTGGTGCGGTAGTTGTACAGCTCGTCGGTGCGGTCCCAGGCGTCGCCCAGGTGTGCGGTCGCCGGGTTCTTGCGGTCCTCGACCCGGACGGTGACGGGCTGGATGGCGGGGTGGCTGTCGAAGTACGCGCCGACGAGTCCGCCGTAGAACGGCCAGTCGTACTCGGTGTCGGCGGCGGCGTGCACGCCGACGAAGCCGCCGCCGGTGGACACGTAGTTCTCGAACGCCTTCTGCTGGTCGGCGTTGAGGACATCACCCGTTGTCGACATGAAGACGACGGCGTCGTAGCGGGCCAGGTTGGCGGTGGTGAACTGGCCGGCCTCCTCCGTGGCGTCGACCGTGATGTTGCTGTCCTTGCCGATCTCCTTCAGTGCGGCGATGCCCTCACCAATCGCGTCGTGGCGGAAGCCGGCGGTCTTGGAGAAGGCCAGGACGCGCTTGGCGGTCTTGTCGGGCGGGGTGTTGGAGAGCTCGAAGTCATCGATGTCGTAGAGCGCGCCCTCGCCTCCCTTGAAGACCAGGAAGAGCTCGGTGGCCTTCTTCGGGACGCCGCGCAGCGGTACGTCGATGTCCTGGAAGGTCTCCCAGCCGCCGGTCACCGGGACCGGTGCGGAGCCGAGGATCTTGCCGGTCGCCGAGCCGGACCGTACTTCGAGGAAGCCGCCGGCGCCGCCGGAGGAGATCCGGGCGGTGAGCTTGGTGGAGTCGCCGAGGATGTACGGCTTGAAGGAGATCCAGTCGCCGTTGTCGATGTCGCCGACGGTCTTGCCGCCCTCGGCGTTCGCCTTGTCGTACGTCTTGATGCCGGACGAGCCGGTGAAGTGCTCGGCCTGGCGGTGGCGCGGCTGGAGCTGCGACTGGTCGTGGCCGGTCAGCGCGGCCTGGCCGCCGCCCCCGCCGTCGGTGTACGAGGCGTCGATGACCCCGAAGATGTTGGCGTTGGGGTCGTGCCCGCCGTCCATGTCGGTCTTGATGGTGCCGGTGCAGCCGTGCGCCGAGGTGATCGGGTGGCCGTGGCTGTCGTGACCGAGGACGAAGCGGACCTCGATCTTGGAGCAGTCGATCGTGCCGTCCTCGGGGTCGGTCACGTTCACCTTGAACGGGATCGCGTCCCCGAAGGTGAACAGCTGCCCGTCACCGGGGAGTTCGAGGCTCACGGTCGGGGCCGTGTTGCCGACGGTCACATGGACGCTCGCCGAACCGGTGCGTCCGGAGGGGTCCTGCGCGGTGACGGTCGCGGTGTAGGTGCCGTTCTTCTTGTACGTGTACGTGGGGTTGGGGTCGGTGGAGGTTCCCCCGTCGCCGAAGTCCCAGGCGTAGGTGAGGGCGTCGCCGTCGCCGTCCGAGGTGCCGGCCGAGGAGAACTTCGCCTTCAGCGGCGCGGCGCCCGAGGTCTTGTTGACCGCGGCCTCCGCGATCGGGGAGCGCCCCCCTGTGGCGTTCTCGATTCGGTAGAGCGCGGAGTGCTCGTCGCCGCCGAACCAGGAGAGGCCGTAGTCCAGGACGTAGAGCGCCCCGTCGGGTCCGAAGGCCATGTCCATCACCTGTGTGCCGGACCACGGGATGTCGTTGATCGACTGCACGGCGCCGTCGGCGTCCTGCTCGATACGCTTGATCCACTGCCGGCCGAACTCACCGGCGAAGAAGTCGCCGTCGTACGCCTCCGGGAACTTCACGGGCGAGTCGAGGTCGGCGTCGTAGTGGTAGACCGGTCCGCCCATCGGGGACTCGGATCCGGTGCCGAACTCCGGGACGGAGCCGCCGTCGTAGGGGATCCAGGCGGCCTGCGCCGGGGGCAGGTCGACGATGCCGGTGTTGTGCGGCGAGGTGTTCTTCGGGGCCGCGCAGTCGAAGGCGGCGCCGGAGGTCTTGGTGGCGAAGTCGTAGTCGATGTAGGGGTCGTTGTCACCCGTGCAGAACGGCCAGCCGAAGTTGCCGGCCTTGGTGACCCGGGCGAACTCGACCTGTCCGGCCGGTCCGCGCTTGGGGTCGGCCGCGCCCGCGTCCGGACCGTAGTCGCCGACGTAGACGATGCCGGTGGCCTTGTCGACGCTGAAGCGGAACGGGTTGCGGAAGCCCATGGCGTAGATCTCGGGGCGGGTCTTGTCCGTGCCCGGGGCGAAGAGGTTGCCGTCCGGGACGGTGTACGAGCCGTCGTCGGCCACCTTGATCCGGAGGATCTTGCCGCGCAGGTCGTTGCTGTTGCCGGCGGAGCGCCGGGCGTCGAACGCCGGGTTGCGGTCGGGGCGGGCGTCGAGGGGGCTGTAGCCGTCGGAGGCGAAGGGGTTGGAGTCGTCGCCGGTCGACAGGTACAGGTTGCCGTCGGCGTCGAAGTCGATGTCGCCGCCGACGTGGCAGCAGATGCCGCGGGACGTCTTGACGTCGAGGACCTTCTTCTCGCTGCCCAGGTCGAGCGTGCCGTCCTCCTTGAGGACGAAGCGGGAGAGCCGGTTGACGCCGTCGAACTTGGCGAAGTCGGCGGCGGTGCCGGTCTCGGGGGCGTCGCCGTCCGGGGTGTCCATCGGAGGTGCGTAGTAGAGGTAGATCGCCCGGTTCTCGGCGAAGTCCGGGTCGATGCCGACGCCCTGGAGGCCTTCCTCGTCGTGCGAGTAGACGGGGACGGTGCCTGCGACGCTGGTGTTGCCCGAGCTGTCGGTGAGGCGCAGCTCGCCGGTGCGCGAGGTGTGCAGCACGCTGCGGTCGGGGAGCACGGCCAGCGTCATGGGCTCGCCGGTCTCGGCGGCGCCCTTGGCGAGGGTGACCTGCTGGAAGTCCTCGGAGGCCGGGGCGGGGGCGGGTTCCTCGTGGGCGGCGGCCGTTGTGGGCGTGCCGCCCAGAGTGAGGGTCGCGGCGGCGAGCAGGGCGCCGGTGAACAGGGCGAGGGATTTGCGGACGCGGAGTCTGGTTCCGGTCCTGCTTCGGGTTCTGTGCACGAGTGTCCTCCGGAGAGTGCCGGTGGTACGGGCGGGTGCGGGTGCTGCCGTGCCGTTTCGCGCGGGGACTGCCGCGCAGATCGGTCGGGGCCTGTGTGGCTCCCGTGACGGGGGTTATGTCGTGTACACGTTCTGGACGGTAGACCTGTTCGTCCAGGACGGAAAGCCCTTGTGCAGCGATGTTGTTGAACTTTTTCCTTGGTCAGGACAAAGAGGGGCGAGGGCAGCGGGGACCGGCCCGACGGCGTGCGGTGTGCCGCGAGCGGTGCGCGATCAAGCCTCTCCGGTGAATGAGGAGCGGGGGTCCGGGGGCGCCCCCGCAAGGGCGGCGCCCCCGGGCCCGGTCAGTCCTTGCCGCCGAACGCCGCGTCGAACGACGCGCTCGGCGGGTCGAAATCGAACCGCTTCAGCGACGTCAGCGCCTCCGGCGCGCCCGTCAGGCGGTCCATGCCCGCGTCCTCCCACTCCACGGAGACCGGCCCGTCGTACTCGATGGACCGCAGCATCCGGAACACGTCCTCCCACGGCACATCGCCGTGCCCCGCCGAGACGAAGTCCCAGCCGCGCCGCGGGTCGCCCCACGGCAGGTGGGAGCCGAGCCGGCCGTTGCGGCCGTCCAGGCGCTTGCGGGCCTCCTTGCAGTCCACGTGGTAGATCCGGTCCCGGAAGTCGTACAGGAAGCCGACCGGATCCAGGTCCTGCCAGACGAAGTGGCTCGGGTCGAAGTTCAGCCCGAAGGCGGGCCGGTGGCCGACGGCCTCCAGCGCGCGGTGCGTGGTCCAGTAGTCGTACGCGATCTCGCTCGGATGCACCTCGTGGGCGAAGCGCACCCCCTGCGCGTCGAACACGTCCAGGATCGGGTTCCAGCGCTCGGCGAAGTCCTCGTACCCCCGCTCGATCATGTGCGGCGGAACCGGCGGGAACATCGCGACCAGGTGCCAGATCGAGGAACCGGTGAACCCGATGACCGTACGCACCCCGAAGGCGGCGGCCGCCCGCGCGGTGTCCTTCATCTCCTCGGCGGCCCTGCGGCGCACCCCCTCGGGCTCCCCGTCGCCCCAGATCCGGGCGGGCAGGATGCCCTGGTGGCGCTCGTCGATCGGGTTGTCGCAGACGGCCTGCCCGACCAGGTGGTTGGAGATCGCCCAGCACTTCAGCCCGTACGTGTCGAGCAGCCGGCGGCGCCCCTCCAGGTAACCCGGGTCGGCAAGCGCCTTGTCGACCTCGAAGTGGTCTCCCCAGCAGGCGAGTTCGAGCCCGTCGTAACCGAAGTCGCGGGCGTACCGGCAGACGTCCTCCAGTGGCAGGTCGGCCCATTGACCGGTGAAGAGGGTGAAGGGACGGGGCATGCGCAGGACCTCCTAGAGCTGTGCGGTGGTGTGGACGGGGGTGTGCACGGAGTTCTTCGCGGCGCTCTCCTCCACTGCCGCCAGCACCCGCTGCACCTGCAGTCCGTCCGCGAACGACGGTGTGGGAGCGGAGCGTTCGGCGATCGTCCGGACCACGTCGCGGGCCTGGTGGATGAAGGTGTGCTCGTATCCGAGCGCGTGCCCCGGCGGCCACCAGGCCTCCAGGTAGGGATGCTCGGGCTCGGTGACCAGGATGCGCCGGAAGCCGGCCGTGGTGGCGGGCTCGGTGTGGTCGTGGAAGGACAGCTCGTTGAGCCGTTCCAGGTCGAAGGCGAGCGAGCCCAGCTCCCCGTTGATCTCCAGCCGCAGCGCGTTCTTCCGGCCGGCTGCCATCCGCGTCGCCTCGAAGGAGGCCAGTGCGCCGGAGGCGAGCCGGCCGGTGAAGAGCGCCGCGTCGTCCACCGTCACCGCCCCTCGCGCACCGGTGTCCGCCGCCCCGGACAGGCCCGCCGCCGGGCCCGCCCGCAGGGGCCGTTCGCGTACGAAGGTCTCGGTCACCGCCGACACCCCGACCAGCAGCTCCCCCGCCAGGAACTGGGCGAGGTCCACGATGTGCGCCCCGAGGTCGCCGAGCGCGCCCGAGCCCGCG
Protein-coding regions in this window:
- a CDS encoding ThuA domain-containing protein yields the protein MHRTRSRTGTRLRVRKSLALFTGALLAAATLTLGGTPTTAAAHEEPAPAPASEDFQQVTLAKGAAETGEPMTLAVLPDRSVLHTSRTGELRLTDSSGNTSVAGTVPVYSHDEEGLQGVGIDPDFAENRAIYLYYAPPMDTPDGDAPETGTAADFAKFDGVNRLSRFVLKEDGTLDLGSEKKVLDVKTSRGICCHVGGDIDFDADGNLYLSTGDDSNPFASDGYSPLDARPDRNPAFDARRSAGNSNDLRGKILRIKVADDGSYTVPDGNLFAPGTDKTRPEIYAMGFRNPFRFSVDKATGIVYVGDYGPDAGAADPKRGPAGQVEFARVTKAGNFGWPFCTGDNDPYIDYDFATKTSGAAFDCAAPKNTSPHNTGIVDLPPAQAAWIPYDGGSVPEFGTGSESPMGGPVYHYDADLDSPVKFPEAYDGDFFAGEFGRQWIKRIEQDADGAVQSINDIPWSGTQVMDMAFGPDGALYVLDYGLSWFGGDEHSALYRIENATGGRSPIAEAAVNKTSGAAPLKAKFSSAGTSDGDGDALTYAWDFGDGGTSTDPNPTYTYKKNGTYTATVTAQDPSGRTGSASVHVTVGNTAPTVSLELPGDGQLFTFGDAIPFKVNVTDPEDGTIDCSKIEVRFVLGHDSHGHPITSAHGCTGTIKTDMDGGHDPNANIFGVIDASYTDGGGGGQAALTGHDQSQLQPRHRQAEHFTGSSGIKTYDKANAEGGKTVGDIDNGDWISFKPYILGDSTKLTARISSGGAGGFLEVRSGSATGKILGSAPVPVTGGWETFQDIDVPLRGVPKKATELFLVFKGGEGALYDIDDFELSNTPPDKTAKRVLAFSKTAGFRHDAIGEGIAALKEIGKDSNITVDATEEAGQFTTANLARYDAVVFMSTTGDVLNADQQKAFENYVSTGGGFVGVHAAADTEYDWPFYGGLVGAYFDSHPAIQPVTVRVEDRKNPATAHLGDAWDRTDELYNYRTNPRGKVKVLATLDETTYTGGNMKGDHPITWCQSYQGGRSFYTGLGHTKESYADPDFRKLLSGGMRYAAGQVKADCKPDTGYRPIFNGKTLEGWKQAGPGKFNVVDGELRSEGGMGLLTYQAKELKSYSLKLDWKLAGDDNSGVFVGFPESDDPWSAVNNGYEVQIDATDAADRTTGAVYTFKSANIKARDQVLRPPGQWNSYEIKVQGERLQIFLNGVKINDFTNTDPARSLKDGYIGLQNHGADDQVSFRDIQLKELPSA
- a CDS encoding sugar phosphate isomerase/epimerase family protein — encoded protein: MPRPFTLFTGQWADLPLEDVCRYARDFGYDGLELACWGDHFEVDKALADPGYLEGRRRLLDTYGLKCWAISNHLVGQAVCDNPIDERHQGILPARIWGDGEPEGVRRRAAEEMKDTARAAAAFGVRTVIGFTGSSIWHLVAMFPPVPPHMIERGYEDFAERWNPILDVFDAQGVRFAHEVHPSEIAYDYWTTHRALEAVGHRPAFGLNFDPSHFVWQDLDPVGFLYDFRDRIYHVDCKEARKRLDGRNGRLGSHLPWGDPRRGWDFVSAGHGDVPWEDVFRMLRSIEYDGPVSVEWEDAGMDRLTGAPEALTSLKRFDFDPPSASFDAAFGGKD
- a CDS encoding Gfo/Idh/MocA family protein, whose translation is MARREETEQEAAAPPTYRPMASAPTLGVGMVGYAFMGAAHSQGWRTAGHVFELPMRPALAAICGRDRRAVEAAADRHGWAAAETDWRALIARDDVQLVDICTPGDSHAEIAIAALEAGKHVLCEKPLANTVAEAEAMTEAAERAAARGQVAVVGFNYRKVPALTYARKLIAEGRLGTLRHVRATYLQDWLVDPGSPLTWRLEREHAGSGALGDLGAHIVDLAQFLAGELLVGVSAVTETFVRERPLRAGPAAGLSGAADTGARGAVTVDDAALFTGRLASGALASFEATRMAAGRKNALRLEINGELGSLAFDLERLNELSFHDHTEPATTAGFRRILVTEPEHPYLEAWWPPGHALGYEHTFIHQARDVVRTIAERSAPTPSFADGLQVQRVLAAVEESAAKNSVHTPVHTTAQL